GTTGCTTTTTTAGGTTTTCCAGATCTCCACTGGAGCCCGTATCAGCACCTAATATATGGAGAATCCAAAAAATGTGACTGAATTCATACATTTGGGCATTACAGAGAACCCAGAGCTGCGGAAAATGCTCTCTGCTGTGTTTCTAATCATGTATGTGTTCACGGTTTTGGGAAACCTAGTAATTGTGGTAACTGTGATCACAAGTCAAAGTCTGAGATCacctatgtattttttccttactttcttaTCCTTTTTGGATGTTACCTACTCTTCTGTCATTGCCCCCAAGATGATTGTGGACTCCCTCTCCAAGAGCACTGTCACCTCCTTAAAAGGTTGCATGGCGCAGCTCCTTGCAGAGCATTTCTTTGGTGGTGTGGGGATCATCCTCTCATcgtgatggcctatgaccgctacgTGGCCATCTGTAAGCCCCTGCACTACTCGACCATCATGAGCCCTCAGATGTGCTGCCTGCTgctgggaggggcctgggtggggggatTTATCCATGCAGCAATACAGCTTCTCTTCATGTATCAAATACCCTTCTGTGGCCCCAATGTCATTGATCATTTTATATGCGATTTGTTTCCCTTGTTGAAACTGGCCTGCATGGACACCCATACCCTGGGTCTCCTAGTCATCCTCAACAGTGGGGTGATGTGTATGACCATCTTCCTTATTCTCATTGCCTCCTACGTGGTCATCCTCTGCTCTCTGAAGTCTTGCAGCTCTGAAGGGTGGCGCAAAGCCATCTCCACCTGTGGCTCCCACCTCACCGTGGTTGTCTTGTTCTTTGTGCCATGCATTTTCCTGTACGTGCGGCCTGTGGCCACCTACCCCATTGACAAGGCAATGGCTGTGTCTGATTCCATCATCACACCCATGTTAAATCCTTTGATCTACACCCTGAGGAATTCAGAGGTGATAAATGCCATGAGGAAACTGGGGAAACAAAGGAGTTTTGTTGGCAAGTGATGGTCATGCTAAGACATCGTGTTTCCCATTAAGGGAGATTCTTTCTGAAAGGTGAGAGAAATAAGCTATTCATCACCACTACAGCATAGAgagttttgaaaaacataaaccTGGTTGGggccctcggtggctcagtcagttaaatacctgccttttgctcaggtcatgatcccagggtccttgctcagtgattctccctctccttttccctctgggGAGAAGGGTTCGTgcttgttctcattctctctctcaaatatataagtagaatcttttaaaagtgtATATCTGTTTGGGGCACCTAAGTGAcacagtctgttaagcatctgactcttgatttaggttcagatcacaatctcagtgtcctgggattaagACCCTCATCAGGCTTCAGGCTCAGGGGAGAgactgcttgagagtctctcaccttctgcttctgcccctcctcctttcacccttgcatattctctctctctctctttcaaataaataaataagtctttaaaaatatgtaaacctGCTTTGTGATTTAGGATTTAAGGATTATGGACTTGTTAAAGGATCATAATACCTTACTGCTTTATACCCTTCCTTAGCTTCCCATTGCCTTTGGAAACATCTGGACTTTGTGGTAAAATTCCCTGATTGATCGATCTTTCTACTGCCTCTAAGTCTCCCACCCCATCTGGCGCACCTCACTTACTCCCTTACTGTACATCAGCAGGTGTTGGCTATTTTCATCTGCCCCCAGAGCTCTTTGCGACTTTCTCACCTTGGtgcttttgcttctctctttctgaaagCAAGTCTCATCTTGTTCAAATGGTTGCTTCCTCATAACCTATAGTCTTGGAAAAGAAATTAACTGGCCTTACCTCAGAGAGCTTCCCCCAtgattcttttaaagactttttcacTCTTTACAAAATTTCCTATGTCaagatcttctttattttctttataaaaataattacaagtaTGATTACTTTTGCACAATCATTTAAGTTTTGCTCCTTGCCTTCTCTCTAATATACCAGACATCCTGACAGATAGACTTTTGTCTTATTTATGCTTGGCATCTGTTAGGTTTCCTTAAAGATCTGTTGAATGATTATAGAATGCAAGAGACTTTTCTCCCTAAAAAACTAGCCTAATTTGGATGGTGAGATGAAAAAAGGAAACGatcaaaaaatatcaaaaataaacaagcaggaaagatgctatattttgtccaatgtttttttgtttttgttgttttgcatcaattgagaggatcatgtggttcttgtcttttcttttatcaatgtgatgtatcacactgactGATTTGCAGATGtcgaaccacccttgcagcccaggaataaatcccaattGGTCTTGgagaataatccttttaatgtactgttggaacCTATGGCTAGTATTTTTGTGAGTGTTTTGACATTTCTGCTCCAAAGGCATGAATGaagcaaaagcaagaatgaactattgttACTTCATCAACATAACAAGCTTTTGCATAACAAAGAAAATagtcaaaaaaagtaaaaggcaatctgcagaatgggagaagatatttgtaaatgacaaataaagggctagtatccaagatgtataaagaactttcaaaagcaacacccaaaaaacaatcatgataagaaatggtcagaagacatgaacagacatttctccaaagaaggcatacaaatggccaacagatatatgaaaaaatgttcaatgtcacttggcatcaaaaccacaatgagataccatctcctATCAATCAGAACGACTAAAATTAatgtcaggaaacaacaaatgttggcaagaatacagagaaaggagaattcTCTCAAAgggttggtgggaatgaaagctcctgcagccactctggaaagcagtacgGATGTTCctccagaagttaaaaatagagctatctgGTGACCTAGCAACTACACTAATATTTATCCCAAAGGaaaaatgtagtgatccaaaggagTGCCTTtaacccaatgtttatagcaataatgtccacaatagccaaactgtggaaagagtcaGACGTCCAcccacagatgaatgaataaagaagatctgattttatatatatatataaatatatatatatttatatatatatataatggaatattactcaggtatgaaaaaatgaaatatcatttacattgatgtggatagaactggaggatattatactgaatgaaataacttaataagagaaagacaattatcatatggtttcactcatatgaggaatatagaACTAGCACAGAGGatcacagaggaaggaagagaaaacagaatgggaagaaatcagagagggaggcaaaccacgagagactcttaCCTAcgagaaagaaactgaaggttaCTGAAGAGGAAGTAGATGGGAAGATGGGGTAATTGGATGACAggattaagaagggcatgtgatatgatgagcactagATTTTATAGGTAACTGATGGATTactgaattctacatctgaaaataatgcaCAGTTTCTgggctaattaaatttaaataaaacaaacaaacagaagagaCAGAGTGAAAATGAGAATGGAATCAGTAGAAATAGAGGGCTCTGGTTATTTTATGGAGGGTACCTCATAATATGCAGACAGAGAAGGATTCTATCAGCAGTTAACATTTcagcttattttaaattcttttgagatttttggaGGAAAAGTGCTAAAACATATCAATCAATATGTTTAATGATGATGAGCaccaataaataacaaaaatgatcaGGTTTGGAAACAGCCATGTGAGGATTAGTGAggtgaaaattctagaaaaagagaCTAATGTAGAactactgtgatttttttcaaggaacCATGAAAGACCAGGAGCATAATGGTCCAGATTGAGAGTGGCAAGAAGCAAGAAATACACACCTGTGTACCTCAGATTATGTAGTGCCGAGACCACTAAATCTCCCTGAAGCTGCAAAGAACATAAATGttgttattatcttttaaaaatgacccaGACTCAAAAATTCTTCAGGAATGGTGACTGACTCTCACTTTTGTACTATAGAGGAGTTAGGGAATAGGATTGAAAAGTACTTGATAAGGGGCAAAGAACTAATGTTATATTAGCTTTAGGTTTATGAttcttactctctttttaaaaagattttatttaaaaaaataaaaaataaaataaaagattttatttattcatgagagaaacaaagagagaggcagagccatagccagatggagaggcaggctccccatggggagtctgataTGGACTCAAACCTGGGATCCAAgcatcatgacccaagtcaaaggcagatgctcaaccactgagccacccaggtacccctgattcTATTAATGAGAGCTTTTTATGACTGTGGCATCCTATAATTGAGGgtcaactaccagtttgttcacATCTCTTCATAGATGATTAAATTAGTCTCAGGAAACAGCATGCCTCCATTGAtcttaaatacattttagcaGATAAGGCctggaaatattttacatattctgCTCTCCAACACAATCCATAGTTTGCTGATTACTGCTACCAGAATTTTCTAATAATcttattatattgttttaaaaaagactaattcCAGGAggccaacatgggatttgataaCATTTTTTCTGAATTATAATTAAAGCACAGGAAGCTAAAAGTACATGAGTTTAACGTGAAAAAGGGTATGTTccagaaacttaaagaaaatgtcacagtTAATTCTAAGAGAGATCCATTAAATTCAGGAATAAGGCCACCTTTTAAAACTGCcattattacataatttattGAGTTTTAATGCCCAATTCTCAATCTCATATACTTATTTGAATcaggaagataataaaaattgaataaagcCAAACTATgcaaaaacatttaagaaaaaatttaagaccTTTGCTCCCTGTAGAAAAGGAGCAAATCTTGACCCCTTTAAAAGTCTGGCAGGACTAAACTCTGGTGTGTCGTTGCCTAAAGAGGGGCACATATCCAAATTTTTCCCAAATTCAGCTTTTCAAGAGAAATCAGGtattcatatttaatatgtattttaatgatTTGAATATACTGATGCCCGATTACacttataaaatcttttatgctAAACAATAATCTTTGGATTAAACAAATTTACAATGTTTCAGGTAAATTCGGTCTAGCAGGCTGTCACTTGGAGATTTTGTATCAACCAAtgaaataagaggaaaaggaaatacagCAGTCAGAACCAAACATGAAACAACACAGTCATTATTGGCTGGTGTATTCATCTAGTTTGCCAAACCAAGACAATCAACTGAGAGATTACAGTGTTTATTAAAAGAGCTTACTCAAAAATCAGCATAATAATACTTCTAAATGTAAGTGTAATGGACAATTATAAAACGAAATAAATCTCCTtcacaataacaataaaattaagagaTGCAACAGAAATGTGAACAATCTTCATGAAGAACACTAAACCTCATCACAAAAGACATGTTAAAACTGAGTCAGGTGAATTATACAATTTGAGATGGAAGTAACTCACAAGTTAAAGTTGTTAATATTTCCCAATTAATTGACATACTGAGTCAATTCCTAAACAAAATCTCTGGAGGAAATTTGCATGGAAATGGAGGGAATTATTCTAAACTCCACATGGTTgaatatatagaagaaaatactcagattttggagaggatgaggaaaaGAACCAAGTGCAAATATGtcataaagctatagtaattttTCAAATCAAGTATGCTCacagaataaacaaatatattaagaGGACAGAGTATCATGCAAAGAAATTCAACCGTATATATATTTGGTAATTTAATATAGGATTAGGTTGGAAGtattaacatgaaaataaattatattaagagaaatgactatcaatttggggaaaaaagttaaaatgtatatcaaaaactcaataaaaagcATTCCCAACAAGAGTCGATGTGTATGGGAGACATTAAAAACATAGGGGGAAAGGATGcagaataagataaaaatacattttaaatcgAGTTACAGCAGGAATGGGGACATGGGAGATGGGATGCAGGGAAAGTGCACTCGTTTCTTTTATTCAtaactcataattatttttaataatataaaaacaaacccgattcaaagaaaatgtagtgttttaaatttctggaCGTAATGCAGTCACTAAACTTCCCCTTTGCTGAAAGTAGCTAGATGCTGCACAAAACACTGGAAACATCGTATTCAGTTTTGGATGACTGGCAACATACTCCTGGGACCCCTTACAAAAAGGAGACAGATCAGGTGAGTGCTAGGACAGACTCAGGCTGACCAAGAGACCTCCAACCCCTTGCAGAGGTGAGGAGAACTGCAAATGGCTCCCCTCACCCTTGACATCACAAAATGGTTTTCTAAGAGCTCTCTTGGAtcttgaatgaattaattttctcttttttccccctgaacacTCAAGGATTGATTTTCAgactccctttcctttctcctcttccaatACTTGGAGTGATTCCTTGTCCCCTTTCCTCATGACTACTTCCTCATGTCAATCCCCACCCAATTCACTTTGAAATATTCCCCATTGGCAGATACGGTTTAATTATACCAATTTGTTCaagaaaatgtatcttttctGTGAGTGCAAACAAATATTTCTCTAATGTCCTCATTTGTTACCTGATAAATGTCCTCTTTGGGACTTAAATAACTAGTCCAGCACCACCTCCTATATAAGAATACTAAGCATCTTTGGTGAGACATGATAATATTGGCAGAAACTTCTCACATACTTACGAAattcattgtattcttttctCATTAGCTTATATCAATTAAAGTAATACTTCCTGGTGCCAATTTGATGGGAATTATAAACTTAGGTACTGAAAGAGTATCACATGACAGTGCTTGATTATAGATTatgatgtggtggtggtggtggcaggtgtGTATTATACATATCAGTTGGGTGATCTTCAAAggtgaaaatatgtattttaaaacattctcatataaaaaaaaagaccataattGAACACTAAAAGGGTCTTTCCAATCCTGGGTTCACCCAAAGaatctggattttaattttttggacgCTAAGGACACACCACCTGTCAATGAAAAAAGTACTTTTTCCTAACACCTGAAAAAACATGGCAGTCAAGGAAGTTAACCTACACTAATTCAATGATATAAAGATCCTaggaaacttaattttttccctGTGTGCTCATATACCTGgaattaattctcaaaatataagaaaagttcccacttttcttttcctgtttcttgctCTTCAACATGCGTTGTTCTTTAGCCTCCTTCTCCAATTTAGCCTCCcttctgtttatttccttcttcatatTTCTGATGCCAACccctctcactccctcttccctcttcctcgtGAAGAGTAATGGGAAGGACCTTGCCTATGGCAGCTGACTAGCTGATACCACCCATCACAGTCAAGTATTAGACTTTCCTTCTTTCACCACTCACAGAACTTTGAGAAGTTCTCCAGACACAGTACAGGTTTTCAATGAGATATCAAGCTTTTCTTGGAAGTTGAAGATCCCTCCGTGTGGATTCCCCAGTGAGGCAACATCAGGCACAGATTCCAGAGCAGCCATCTCCAAATCCCAGGTCGTCAAGACAGTCACCTACACTCTCTAAGTTCCAGGGTCCATATGGGTTAGCTCTTATGACCACATTCATAAAAATAGACtacaatttaaagaaagaattggTGTGTGTTCACACACACGATCATTCTGTCACTaatcagtacatttttttttctgaaaacaaattgGTCCAGGAAACTAAATTATCATGTGAATATGACCAGATGTCAATACCACTCAACTAAGGGCCAGGATGAGTTGCTCAAAATGGTTTTGGCCTATATAAGTAACCTTATTCTAAGCAATCCGTTCAGAATAAGGagtctatatatttattaatatgaaaataaatattaaaatagtatgaTTAAAATTACTTAATTGGTTTTTCATCCCAAAAggaacattttatcttttctgttcatGAAGCAAAACCAAGGTGTTAAGGAAGTATACATTAGGATCCCTGAATATCACGTATCAACATAAATCACACTTTGTTACACCATAactttttcatggcatttttcactTCTGCATTCCTCAGTGTATAGATCAGAGGGTTGAGCAAGGGTGCCCCAGTGGTATAAAACACAGCCACCACCTTGTCTACTGGAAATGTGGTTGCCGGAcgtgtatatatgaatatacatggGCCAAAAAATAGGACAACCACAATAAAATGGGAGGTGCAGGTTGAAAGGGCTTTTCGCCTTCCTTCTGCACTGTAGTTTCTCAGAGAGTACAAGATGATAACATAGGAGATAAGCAGGATTATGAAACTCACCGTGCATATGGCTCCACTGTTAGAAACAACTAGCAAATTTATTACATAAGTGTCCATGCAAGCAAGTTTCAACAAGGGCTGCAAATCACAGAAATAGTGATCAATCACATTGGGACCACAGAAAGGCAATCTCAAAGCCAGGAAAATTTGTGCTGAAGAGTGGATACAGGATCCCACCCAACCCAGAATCACCAGCACACTGCAGACATGCCTGTTCATGATGGTTGTGTATCGCAAGGGCTTACAAATGGCTACATAGCGATCAAAAGCCATGACGATCAGCACGAAGATTTCCATGCATCCAAAGAAGTGGCCTGTAAAGACCTGAGCCATGCACTCCTTGTAGGAAATGGTCTTCCTCTGAGAAATGGCATCCACAATCAATCTGGGGGCAATGGTTGTAGAGAGGCAAGCATCAGCAAAGGACAGGTAAAataggaagaagtacatgggactCCCAAGGGTCCTGCTTCTTTTAATAGTCACTACAATGAGAAAGTTTCCCAACAGTGTGGCAAGATAAAGCATCAAGAAGACCCCAAatattgctttctgttttcttggatcCTGTGTCAAGCCAAACAGAATGAATTCATTCACAGTGCTATTCATCACCATTTTGTTGGTTGCAGGTTAGGTGACCTTGATAAGACCCTAATCTGCAAAGGGAAGAAGAAGTCACATTATGGAGAGATCAGTAGGTTGAACTCTGTATTCCTTATCTGCTCCATGTTGCTCCAACTTCCTTTAATTTCCTATGAATCTTTGTGAATCTGCAGAAGTCCAAGCCTCtccaagattgattgattgattgattgattgattgattcaaaAACTAACCCAATTGGATCAAAGCCTTTGCATTTGGAGAATAAAAAGTCAATATCcttcaaaatttttgaaatctaCAAAGATTGAAAATGGCAGAAATTGTACTTTCCTTTGGTAAATGAATTAGCTGCCTTAAAATTTAGCCATAATCTGAAAAATTGAAATCTGTCTACACTAGAGATTTCATGTGGGAAAGTCATAGTGGAAAAACATGGAAAAGCAAGTTTTCCTTCCAGCCAAAGGCCATAATAACCAGGATATGAAATTGGAATATATTTCTGTGgtcaaatttaaaatttggagACATACAAATTTAGCCCAATTGGAATTTGAGCCTATCTATAATAAAGTGCCCACCTCCTAAGAAGTGAGAGTTGCACTGAAaacattcatctttgtatctgttGCACTGAGAAACAGTGGAAAGCATACAAGTACATTCGTTGTGGCCCCAACAAAACAAATCAGTGGTGGCTTCAGATCTGTCACTTCCTCTCTCACAGAAGGACCAGAATTGCTCACTCTCAGTTGTCTCTCTGAGAGTGGATGAAGGGGGGTGTGTAGCAAAATTACACACCTCTCCTCGGCTTTAATAGGATCATTTTGTCATTGTTCCTTatgcttttgttgttattgttaagatttatatttttttggaatagtgtTAGATCCATATCAAAACTGAGAGAAAGGCACAAAGAGTCCCCATATAGCTCTGCCCCCACAAAATATCACCCCTTATCATTATCAACACTTCGTCAACACTTCTGCCCGAATGGCACACTTGTCACACCTGATGAGCCAACCATAACCCATCATCAGCAACCAGAGGCCAGAGTTAACCCTAGGGTCCACTCTTCATGtggtacattctatggatttgaaGATGTGTTAAGGACATGCattcatcattataatatcatatgGGGCTTTTTCACTACCCTAAAAGCAGAATCATTTAGATTCCTAgagtatagaaaataataattcttttcacATAGTGTATAACATCCGTTAAATTCTGGATAAAACCTCTTACATCATTTTGTTGGGAAAAATAGCAGATTGAATGAGATACCCATATGAATTTGCACTGTGAGAATTATTAGTTCATACATACCACAAAATCAAGCTGGTATTTCACAAACATCAGTATTACAAATGGCCAATCCCAGTATTCATTAAGTGGACACTCCATGTttctaaacagaaagaaaggacacagtttcagatattctctcttctcctcatcctctgccctctacttctttttattgttttgctatATCTTGAAAAGGACATTATAAAAATATGGTGAATcatgaaaatgacaaaatggtTACTATGGCTTTCTAATGCAACGGCTGAAATACTCACCATGACTTTGAAAGCCCTCAAACACAGTTCCATAACCTTGCTGACCactttcctctcctgcctctgggcaTGTGTGCTCCAACCACACCTGATATTACTATCCTTCATAAATATACCCACACTCCATATCATTCACTAAGTTTTCAGCATTTCTTAGTGACAATGATCTTCCTCTGATACAACCTACATTCTGCATTGTTAACTGTGCACACAGTACTCAGTTCAGATGCGATCTTCTCAGAAAACCTTCTTGCTAATGACTTTCCAATGgtaaaaactgtgtgtgtgtgcatgtgtgcatgtgtgtctgtgtgcagtGAGTCAATCCTTAATTATAGCcttcttcattttggttttaatttctttgttcatttgattttatGTTCCATAAAGCAAgttcattttgttctattttgggTAATTCAGGATAGGCTGGCAGGCAATTTACTGGAGAGCAGTCAAAAAGAAACCAGTATCAGAACGCTAGCCCTGTGCTCCATGGCAACCTCTCCTACTTGGACACTCCACTCACTACTGCCATGAGAAGCATCAGACCCCAGCCACTCGAGTGGAACCAGCATAAAGCCAGAAACCATACATAGGTAAGGAACAAAGCCATGGACACATCCAGTACATGTCCTAACTAGCAAATGGATGGAAAATCCtgatgagtcagaaaaaaaaaaagagagatcagcatttatatatatacttaaatgtaaAGACACAGTGCAAGGCTGAGCAAAGAATTTTGCTAGGGACAAAGGAGCGCTTCACCCTAGGATTTCACTAGAGTTTTCTTCTCATTCCTCCACTCTGTAGATCATCTCTCAATCCAAcaccagaaagaaaatgtaattcttaGGTGTCAGTGGGTTTGGGCAGCCAACATTACAGTCATTAATATCAGAACAAGGAGTATCATAGTGCCATAGAATCGTGGTAACAACACTTTCTATGAATACTGATTGCGGAGGTCAGTATACAGCCTTTCCTTTTCCTGACCTTAAGCTTTGCAAGTAAGTAATCCACCTGTGTAGGATACTATACCTCAACACCCTTCAATGTACCCCTCATTCAATAAGAATTAGTCCTGAGACAGTGCTGCATCAAGGACAGTGAAAGGCAAAAACTCTGACACATCAGAATCTTCTCATTACTGAGAGAAATAAGCTTCCTGGCACGTCATGCTTCTCAAAGATTGAAAGAATTACATAATGGCAACTATCAGAAACTTCAGTACTGAATGGGAATCAAGAGAATGAATgtagtttactaaaaaaaaaaagtaatttacgTGGGTTTTTAAACTTACCATATTTCTTGCTCAGAAGGAGATGAGATCCAATAGAGAGCCCATAGTTTTTTCTCTTGCAAATCTGATTTATCTTGAAGATGAATCATGTGCAGTGTGTTTGCAACAT
The Canis lupus familiaris isolate Mischka breed German Shepherd chromosome 18, alternate assembly UU_Cfam_GSD_1.0, whole genome shotgun sequence genome window above contains:
- the OR4C139 gene encoding olfactory receptor family 4 subfamily C member 139 (The RefSeq protein has 3 substitutions compared to this genomic sequence), whose translation is MVMNSTVNEFILFGLTQDPRKQKAIFGVFLMLYLATLLGNFLIVVTIKRSRTLGSPMYFFLFYLSFADACLSTTISPRLIVDAISQRKTISYKECMAQVFTGHFFGCTEIFVLIVMAFDRYVAICKPLRYTTIMNRHVCSVLVILGWVGSCIHSSAQIVLALRLPFCGPNVIDHYFCDLQPLLKLACMDTYVINLLVVSNSGAICTVSFIILLISYVIILYSLRNYSAEGRRKALSTCTSHFIVVVLFFGPCIFIYTRPATTFPVDKVVAVFYTTGAPLLNPLIYTLRNAEVKNAMKKLWCNKV